A single Atopobiaceae bacterium DNA region contains:
- a CDS encoding GGDEF domain-containing protein, giving the protein MSNRLGASMDGTDADRTPRGPTPAELKEKYGLSRQELQRVIESIPANVFFKDTQGRYLIASHTCQMISGGDEGFTLVGKTDLDIQPDHELGQRYLDEDLEVAATGRRFSYTQEMVFEGESYYYEISKSPVYDDDGRIIGVTGFVNDVTKATRLGKELYEYSVTDSMTQAYNRSYYERHPQEFAPADLPVSVVMADCDNLKYLNDTFGHDQGDYLITSTVANIRRHTGRSAEIIRMGGDEFLMLIPACDEARCRSLLAAIKADEARVHVQDTTLSTSYGYVVVDDAAISLEDAVRLADRSMYEDKRRRAQQHLFKDLRDGI; this is encoded by the coding sequence TGTCTAACCGCTTGGGGGCCAGCATGGACGGCACCGATGCAGACAGGACCCCGAGGGGCCCCACGCCTGCCGAGCTCAAGGAGAAGTACGGCCTCTCCCGCCAGGAGCTCCAGAGGGTCATCGAGTCCATCCCTGCGAACGTCTTCTTCAAGGACACGCAGGGCCGCTACCTCATCGCGAGCCATACCTGCCAGATGATCAGTGGTGGGGACGAGGGCTTCACCCTCGTCGGCAAGACAGACCTGGACATCCAGCCAGACCACGAGCTCGGCCAGCGCTATCTCGACGAGGACCTCGAGGTGGCGGCGACGGGCAGGAGGTTCTCATATACCCAGGAGATGGTCTTCGAGGGCGAGAGCTACTACTACGAGATCAGCAAGAGCCCCGTCTATGACGATGACGGTCGGATCATCGGCGTGACGGGCTTCGTGAACGACGTGACCAAGGCCACGCGTCTGGGGAAGGAGCTCTACGAATACAGCGTCACCGACAGCATGACCCAGGCATACAACCGCTCCTACTACGAGCGGCATCCCCAGGAGTTCGCCCCGGCCGACCTGCCCGTGTCGGTCGTGATGGCAGACTGCGACAACCTCAAGTACCTCAACGACACCTTCGGTCATGACCAGGGGGACTACCTGATCACGAGCACCGTCGCCAACATCCGTCGGCATACCGGGAGGTCGGCCGAGATCATCCGCATGGGTGGCGACGAGTTCCTGATGCTCATCCCCGCCTGCGACGAGGCACGGTGCCGGTCGCTGCTCGCGGCCATCAAGGCCGACGAGGCCCGCGTCCACGTCCAGGACACGACGCTCTCCACCTCGTATGGCTACGTGGTGGTGGATGACGCCGCCATCTCGCTCGAGGATGCCGTGCGACTGGCCGACCGGTCGATGTACGAGGACAAGCGCCGGCGAGCCCAGCAGCATCTCTTCAAGGACCTGCGCGACGGGATCTGA
- a CDS encoding LysR family transcriptional regulator, producing the protein MTLQQLRYVASIVEAGSFNEAARNLYVAQPTLSGAIKELERELGIHIFNRTSRGATLTDEGAEFLSYARQVLEQADLLERHYLGTPPQPQLCAISTQHYAFAVEAFVALIRETGADRYKFTLRETRTHDIIEDVASLRSEAGILFENDFNRSVLRQCMDEHHLEFHPLFEAEPHVFLSHEHPLADRDSIRLPDLDPYPRLAYEQGDDNSFFFSEEILSTVEHARSIYVSDRATLFNLLIGLNGYTLCTGVLNSDLNGDDIVAVPLVSDERMLLGYVTNRRASLSAMAQRYLAKLREILSADGFELLS; encoded by the coding sequence TTGACCCTACAGCAGCTGCGCTATGTGGCGAGCATCGTCGAGGCAGGCTCCTTCAACGAGGCCGCGCGCAACCTCTACGTGGCTCAGCCCACCCTCTCGGGTGCCATCAAGGAGCTCGAGCGCGAGCTGGGAATCCACATCTTCAACCGCACCTCTCGCGGTGCGACGCTCACTGACGAGGGCGCGGAGTTCCTCTCGTACGCACGGCAGGTGCTGGAGCAGGCCGACCTTCTGGAGCGCCATTACCTGGGGACCCCTCCGCAACCGCAGCTCTGTGCCATCTCGACCCAGCACTATGCCTTCGCCGTCGAGGCCTTCGTGGCGCTCATACGCGAGACGGGCGCCGACCGCTACAAGTTCACCCTGCGCGAGACGCGCACGCATGACATCATCGAGGACGTGGCATCCCTCAGGAGCGAGGCGGGGATCCTGTTCGAGAACGACTTCAACCGTTCGGTGCTCAGGCAGTGCATGGACGAGCACCACCTGGAGTTCCATCCGCTCTTCGAGGCCGAGCCCCACGTGTTCCTATCGCATGAGCATCCCCTGGCCGACCGCGACTCGATCCGCCTGCCCGACCTCGACCCCTATCCCCGCCTTGCCTACGAGCAGGGCGACGACAACTCCTTCTTCTTCTCGGAGGAGATCCTGAGCACGGTCGAGCATGCCAGGAGCATCTACGTGAGCGACCGGGCGACCCTGTTCAACCTGCTCATCGGCCTGAACGGCTATACCCTGTGCACCGGCGTGCTCAACAGCGACCTCAACGGCGACGACATCGTGGCCGTGCCGCTCGTGAGCGATGAGCGGATGCTGCTGGGATATGTCACCAACCGCCGTGCCTCGCTGAGCGCCATGGCGCAGCGCTACCTTGCCAAGCTCAGGGAGATCCTGTCGGCTGACGGCTTCGAGCTGCTGTCATAG